The nucleotide sequence ttaaacatatTTTTGGCATTATCTGAATGGGCGGAATCTTTCATGCTTGTTTTCTAAGAATAAGTGAAAACAGCATGCAGTGCACTTTCTTAGTTTGGGGAAAGAGAGAACATGAGGTTttcagattatattttattttaatcctgggcgtttgaattttatttttacatagctGCATTTCGTATATTCCCTCAAAacacaataaatttctattctgtAGCTTAAGGGATCCATCAGTTAAAATGTTGGTCTTTCATCTTTATTACCCTcccattaaaatgaaacaaaccgGGACTCACTTCAGTTTCGAAGAAGCAATTTAGTTGGTAATGTCCTTACTCCCCAAGTCTTTACAAAGGGAGAAAGTACATTATTGCTTAGATTTCACACATCTATCTGCATAAGAAGCAACTAAGCCTTTTGGACATAGACTAtgttaaatttaataatattctttgattagattattttattacaaCATTTTTTCCATTACCAGTCATTTCCTGTGCACAGTTACATTCATAAAATCTGCTCCCCcctcgtttgtttgtttgtgaatGTAAAAGCGAGGCAAAGTCTCTTTCCGTGTGGCTGTGGCTGTTAGGTCTGAAAGGGATGGATGAATAACTAAGCACCACACTGGACGGGTTTTCCTAGTCCCCTGCACCAGTAACCCTTTGCTATAACGAGGACACAAAGAGCCTCGCATCAGGCCGCTACCCTTCTTCATAACTCAAAAGCGTCACAGTGGCAATAGCCTCTAGTGCTATTTGTCTTTAGTGCAGTTGTGACACTTCGGCATGATCCATAATTTGGCAGCTATTTACCGTGACATTTCCCTTCAGTGCAGCCATAACATTCAGTGAAGCCATTATTTGGTTCCATTTACCATATAAATTGTATTGTTGTGCATGCATGCTAGCAGCTATATTAGGTACCTGAAAATGAGTAAATCTTGTAAAATAGATACTAACAGCTATTCAGCAGTAGGATTTCCTTGCTCCtcagatggaaggaaagaaaaattaaatacagtCCCCAAATTTCCTAGAGCATCTTTAATTGCGTCCATATTTACTGAGCAGGTTAGATACACCGAAACCTAAGACTTTGAAAAATAATCTGGTGGGCTTCACCTTCAATTAGAACGGGCCCATGGGGTTTCAGCGCAACGGTGACAGCGGCAGCAGTCTTCAGGGCACTAAAGGTTAAGAGGGAAGCCGATGAGCCACAGGCGTGATTCAGAAGAGAGGGTGCAGGTTTCGCTGCTTTTCCTGTGTGGTCAGTGGGTCAATGTGGGACATCAGGCTATAGTGCCAAGGAGCATCTCATTCCACCAGAACACGTGGAGAGAAAAATGGGAATGCAGAATGAGTGGCTGCTATTCTGTTTCCAGAATCAGAGGTAACGCATAGCTTCTAGTTCGAACGCCTCTAAGGAGAAGCAAATGTATTCTTCCTTGAGATGACTGAGGTCCCTATGGTGCACAGGGCGATGGGACATACCATACCTCGAGCAGTGTAGCATGCTGTTACTAAGGCCTTGCGGTGTGCCTAGACAGCGCTTCCCTCCTGGGGCCCGTGTTTTGTGGCGAACCCCCACTGAGAATGGAGCGCACACTTTTCTCTTTCCTGTGCCTATATTAATTTTAAGTCCCCCTAATCTCTGTGGTTTACCTTTCCAAAACCTACTGTCTATGTAAGTTTTCAACATTAATTTGCTGCTTCAGAGGAAAGATAACATTTCCATTTCACATGTGCCTTATCAGGTTGATGGTAGATAAAAGCCATTACGTGCTACTTCTTCAAAACACATCTGTGTTCACGGAATCATTTTTCTAATAACAAAATCAAATTTGGGAGGGAATTCCCCCAAATGTCCATttagatagttggttggtgatttatagaaaaaaaaggacCATTTCCTGAGGATATAGATTCTGAAAATATATGGCTGGCTTTTGCTACACTTGTCACTCATGAACTGCTTATAAGCATAAGACCAAATTCTCCCAAAGCAAAGAAGAAGTTGGGAACCACTttcaaaactgatttaaaaatctgATCAAGCTGAAGACATACTGACTCGATCAGATCTGGCTTCAGGAATGAATTTAGTTCCCTGGAACAATAACATCTGGAACGAGACCATCCATGACTAAAGAATTGAATGTAAGCGTTTTCCCTCTTAGCCATGGAGGGAAGCTTTattagcacatttttttttttcccaagggaagaggaggaggaggagaaggagagaccTATTCATTAACACCTtacttttgttttaagaaatattatatCCATTACcaactaaaaataaattgatttgaGTAATTCTGAGACATAAAGTgcccattttctttctccttgattTATGTCATTGTTCTGTTTTTACAGCTTACTGTTGACAGAGTGAGGTAATTCAACTACAATTTTTCCAGTGTTTTTTCCCATGTACATATAATTGACAGCACGGAATATGGACTCCAGGCCAGTAAACCTGCCCTCTGGAGACAGATCTCCAAGGTCCACCTCACAAACCAGGTCTCCACTCACACACATCTCGAGCAAGTGGCCCATGGCTGCTTGATACTTAGAAAGGTAATGGTTCAGGAAGAAGCCCTGTACGCTGGCAGATTTCTTGAGCAGTTTGGCTGGCAATGTTCCTGCTTTCACAGGCGAAAGGCCAGTAGGAGTTTGGTAGCCAGAGATAAACCCTATTACTATCAAGCGCCCTTTCGTAGCCAGGGCGTCTACAGCCAAGTCAAACATGGCTCTCCCAACAGATTCATAGACCACATCGACGCCTTCAGGGTACTCCTGCTTAAGGACGGTACCTACGGGTTCAGTTTTATAGTTGATAGGACGATCACAGCCAAGAGATTTCAGAAAGGCAGACTTTTCATCAGAAGAGCAGGTTCCAATTACATGGCACTTTGCCTTCTTTGAAAGCTGCACAGCAAACTGGCCCGTTCCCCCAGCTGCTGCTGTCACCAAAACTTTTTTCCCTTCTGACAGTCCTCCGAGCTCTTTCAGGCTGATGTATGCGGTGGTGCCACTTACCAGCAGGGTAAGATACTCGGGTTTCACTGAGGGCACTGGAGTTGCAATGCTGGCAGGCACAACTGTGTACTCAGCAAAAGAACCAGGTGCCATGTAAGCCACAGCTTGGCCAACTGTGTATCTGGCACTAGCAGAGAGGCCTAGGGCCACCACCTCCCCAATGCCTTCGAAACCTATGTCAAAGGGAGGCTTAACTGAGGGGTCATAGCGGCCTGCTGAATAGTTGATATCAGATGCGTTAACACCAacaaatctaaaagaaaacaaacaaacaaatatgttaCGATGGGTTTTTTGTTAGGCATTTAGATTCTGCTTAGAGAAATTCCTCTAGTTCTGGCGACCCTGGAGGGGTTGCTAAGCTATACAATCTGATCGAATTTGAGAAAATTAGTCCTGCTGCtcagataaaaaaagaaattaaacaagtaTTAGTTCAATGTGCTTTGTACTCAGTTTTTGgcctattttttcctttcatcagtttagaaataatttcatatCATTTTAAATGGCAAGTTGTTTGTTTCACATTTTCACATGCCATGTATTTGTCTTCtttcaaaagtagaaataagcaaaaaaaaaaaaaaaaaaagaaaagaaggaaaaaagaaaaagagtcagGAAATCCTCATTATATATAAACTTCACTGGAGCTGTGAGTTGGAAATTAATTGGCCTCTTAACAAAGATGTTAAAAACAACACTgggataaaatatattcaaagaagtAGACTTGTATTGATTCTGGCAACAATTTAACACttaagataataatagtaatgacaaTGATATTATTAAAGATTGATGGAATGTGCAAGGTCACTGGTTGCTACATGTTCCTGCAGGGGTTGTTTGAAGCACTGTTAGAGTGGCTGTCGCAAATTTTCTTTCTGATGTAACTACATCCAGTGTGAAAATACGCATTTTGATTAATTGAACAAAAATTGGGTAGAGCGATTTTTATGAAACATTCAACATTTCACAGTCCTTTTCAGATGAAAAGGAAAGCAAATCGTCACTATATTTTTCCTCAACAAGAAGCAGAGACATAACTTGATTAATACCAGATGATTATTTTCATCTTGGTATCCGGAGTCAATTTAATTGCGAGGCCAGTATTTTTCCCAGCTTTTTTCATCTCAGTATACCTCATAACAAAAATATCCTGACACATAGGAGGAAAAAAGCCATCTACTAAGAATGTCAGAAGGTGGCTTAGACACATAACGGAAGACCCTAAAAATGTCATTTCCACCTGTAATAGAATGAAAAGGTAATAGTAACTGGTGGCAGGAGGAAAGCCGTTAAGCAGGTCATTTAAAAGGAATTCACTTTTAATTTAACTTAATAAGCCCAAACTGTCCTGTATGCGATACACTTTCACGGTGATATAGATAATACTCTGCGCTTATAAATGCTCACTTATGATCATCCCCCATGTATCTACAGGACAGAAAAGTCTCTGTATATTGTAGAAATAAGAACGCAGGGAGCAACTGCTTTCTGTTATGTCAAGCTGCATTCAGACGCCAGCACACCACACAGCCTCAATAACACCCCACACAATTCCATACCCGTGGAAGATACACAATCATGAGAAGGGGGAAGATGAGTTTTGCTGGTTTCTTATTTGGAATTTAATATCAAGATGCCTacgttctattttttttttcctacattctATTTTTAGAGAAGGGAAAGAACCTGCCATCTTTCCTTTAAATTTACATAATTCTCAAGGCCTGGCGTTTTAAAAAGGGCCCACTTCCCTGGGAGCTTGCTTCTGGACTTCACAGCAGCAGCCCAGGGCAGAGCCAGCTGGAGCCCGTCTCAGTGCCTCTGCCTTAGGCTGTAAAGCAAACTCCAGGAAAGGTGCCCGTAGGGGTGGAAGTGACGGCAGGGTTTGCTCTGGAAGTGGGGGGACAGGACCCGACCCACTGCCAGTTGTGTTCTGTGCAATCCTTTGCCCACGATTAACCCTTCCCACGCCCTTCATCCCTCCCAGTTTGTCCCCCTGCTGTCTCCACAGTCCCAAAGGCAGTAGCCGCTCCTCTGCAGGGAGACCCCGCCTTGGGGGGACACCCGGGCGGCCAGCCCCTCTGCGACGGCAGTCCTCCCCACCTCGGGATGGGCAAGCCCTGGGGGGATCTGCAAGGGGAAAATGCAACCCCCCCTCTCCCCGCCCCAGGCTGTGGTTTGCCACTTCCTGGGAAGAGGTGGAGAGATGGAGCAGGACGCACACCGGAGCAGCCTGGGGAGCGCGCACACGCGCTGGACCGGGTTAGCGGAGGCCAAGTTTGGGAGGGGGGAGTGGGGCTCTGCTGGGAGCTGGGGCGGCTGCAGCCAGCCAGCGGCCGCTTGAGTTTGCCAGGGGCCTTTGCTTGAAAAACCACACCAAACATCGTGGTTATTCTTAAGGGCAAGCGCTGGAGCGGTGGCAGCAGATGCGCGGGGCCCGCGTGCCCGTCCAGGCTCCGTCCATCTAACTCCCTCTCCCTCAGAAGTGCCCGCTGCAGCCCTCAGCTCCAGCCGTGCAGTCCTACGGCGTCCCCACCGCCACCACGGAGAGGGGATTCATTGACCCCAACTCCCGGGCGGGCCGGGACCGCGCAGGCCCGGCGCCGCGGTGGAGTTGAGAGTCCTCAGGCCTGCGACCGTGACCTCGGCCTCTCCGGGTCGGGCCGGGGCCCCGGCAGGCGCGCCCAGTCCGCGCCCTTCGTCCCAGCGCCGGCCGCGCAGCTCCGCCTGGGTGGACAAGTTCTCTCCGAGTCCCGTGCACTCGGCGCGCCGGAGCGCAGTGGCCGACAGACAGGGCCCGCCGGCGGCTTGACCGTGACCTTGGCCTCGCAGGCACCCCCATTTCTCACCCCCGCTCTCCCGCCCCGCCGTCTTCTAAATTGTCTGCGTCGTCGGTGAAGGAGGCTTAGGCTGGCTGACGGCAAGAGCCCGCGGCGGCTCGGCTGGCTCCTCGCGCCGCGCTGTCTCCTTGGTCTCCCTGCCCCCGGTTCGCGGACCCCCACCTCCACCGGGATCCCTGCTTTGACGCGGCTTCGCCCCCGCGGCTGGTGAGGACCCTCCACAGCCCGGGACCCGCCTGAGTCCTTACCTCTGCGTGAGGGTCCGCAGCTCGCGCCTTCCGCTCCACCAGAAACAAGTTCAAGCGCAGCAGGCGCAAAGCGAATGCGGGGCTCGGGACCGGGAGCAGGGGCGGAAGGGCCAGGGAGCcacagaaagacaagaaagacACACTGGGAAGGATTCGCGCATTTGGAGACCCTCCTTGTACCCCCAGCCCCCCTTTAATTGAA is from Pan troglodytes isolate AG18354 chromosome 17, NHGRI_mPanTro3-v2.0_pri, whole genome shotgun sequence and encodes:
- the PTGR3 gene encoding prostaglandin reductase 3 isoform X1, whose protein sequence is MLRLVPTGARAIVDMSYARHFLDFQGSAIPQAMQKLVVTRLSPNFREAVTLSRDCPVPLPGDGDLLVRNRFVGVNASDINYSAGRYDPSVKPPFDIGFEGIGEVVALGLSASARYTVGQAVAYMAPGSFAEYTVVPASIATPVPSVKPEYLTLLVSGTTAYISLKELGGLSEGKKVLVTAAAGGTGQFAVQLSKKAKCHVIGTCSSDEKSAFLKSLGCDRPINYKTEPVGTVLKQEYPEGVDVVYESVGRAMFDLAVDALATKGRLIVIGFISGYQTPTGLSPVKAGTLPAKLLKKSASVQGFFLNHYLSKYQAAMGHLLEMCVSGDLVCEVDLGDLSPEGRFTGLESIFRAVNYMYMGKNTGKIVVELPHSVNSKL
- the PTGR3 gene encoding prostaglandin reductase 3 isoform X2, whose translation is MAPGSFAEYTVVPASIATPVPSVKPEYLTLLVSGTTAYISLKELGGLSEGKKVLVTAAAGGTGQFAVQLSKKAKCHVIGTCSSDEKSAFLKSLGCDRPINYKTEPVGTVLKQEYPEGVDVVYESVGRAMFDLAVDALATKGRLIVIGFISGYQTPTGLSPVKAGTLPAKLLKKSASVQGFFLNHYLSKYQAAMGHLLEMCVSGDLVCEVDLGDLSPEGRFTGLESIFRAVNYMYMGKNTGKIVVELPHSVNSKL